Proteins encoded in a region of the Perca fluviatilis chromosome 6, GENO_Pfluv_1.0, whole genome shotgun sequence genome:
- the si:ch211-102c2.8 gene encoding trichohyalin has translation MADRGHGRADKDELLYPDLHSSVSGLDSPPLKLDHCDLLLDAIDAQLGQLQVQPQKHQAISREHDCSDAAPLNWSQSLSKDTGLGSTTQTNDIPISCLDLINTLTMEQTSESSTGCQDGPITHEENKLKLDRRTRDKEEIETQREQVMWRLQRLLGETCNEGSMTGVTHPPSDSICTEDFVRCFRDEMVELALPVNNVQQLDKEEEAERTEILDCDTCQSEQKGHCILNVDRRGTAMTGESNKDTETAHYCQRKELEKCLYDGYGVNTSCSEQAGAGETYNTPQRLGDDGSSIHRTEIVTEHETLWQNSRSPKTRSLAGVPVWSFDTVSIDSDLDSVCTEQVRQHIHRQTGWRSLTLSVTGMDDYCTNQSDNDTPTQEESEPQSTSGQRSSYGNVHNRSPSVSKAQRNKRETYRLVCSLEENDNDTDEEMNHWPERTSDKMHSDWAKMKERLSTLRQKCEKEEQTLQNKKTQLKDVELCLSELQHRRKHALQELEQLTVETAKMEKERRTLEFVLRDRRAGKDSSCQLHELQRQRASCILEMRDMKEELATLSQSKQTLKDSAFTERPSVVMSVLEREEMERQLDNAKTELFAEQRRAREKQESMQEKLEETREELQRVTEAESVLRNSCTCLEEKQRQKKDHIEAVEFQVSELQGELGECKIRVGTQEKMLAQKELQLLDLQEQRGALQAESDRVKRELQHLKTQHRNARKEDHEQAHRMMEAALKQQKKELALAHEQQIQKVNKQTKEEKANALKEQALSLTRHIEALKSSIQLKEEEAKKLRDSLEQQKQEAKNREEELHVEALEKVHKAIEEERRKWEAEKVEAVQVHCGILEEQNRKRLKSMRSEMQREKSKALALQHKMMELKTRVQEMESESCAQQREQESLLAVICKSLKEEHQESQRAALRLEEAAQLAEKEADRLRVMLEERERSHNQITAELDQQLRLWAKELGAECQHLHLLVEQSGAKQSSVHLTPSPTAAEALTNLRTLREQLKQLINHLQQELDSQKQTTAQLRKDKECELSIQRQQLRMNRDQALDSLKERLIQEHIEELSSLNWPHMCDGGAEGGGVAASLRKQLKAKDLELRQVQRSMGQWKEQTAARLACKFEEELTAELERCKTKLLRCRIPSKTREESQRKCERPEGQMMFSAKEAQNSVCSPSLHVVASAASHSPSDVASFKLLRYLQSRVKQLRVENQAYTQSPSPSNTIPLDLAGSYLTTKHHKKQDTSSQTSCLSSITQGQAVPGIQSHSSIRTVSS, from the exons ATGGCTGACAGAGGCCATGGCAGAGCAGACAAAGATGAGCTTCTTTACCCAG ATCTTCACAGCAGTGTGTCTGGACTGGACTCTCCTCCTCTCAAACTGGACCACTGTGACCTTCTCCTAGATGCTATTGATGCTCAGCTTGGTCAGCTGCAG GTCCAGCCCCAGAAACATCAGGCAATTTCTAGAGAGCATGATTGCAGTGATGCAG CTCCTCTCAACTGGAGTCAATCTCTGAGCAAAGACACAGGGCTTGGGAGTACTACTCAAACAAATGACATTCCTATTTCTTGTCTTGATTTGATAAACACTCTGACAATGGAGCAAACATCag AGAGTAGCACAGGTTGCCAGGACGGTCCCATTACTCATGAGGAAAATAAACTGAAATTGGACAGAAGGACAAGAGACAAAGAGGAAATAGAGACTCAGAGGGAGCAGGTGATGTGGAGGCTCCAGAGGCTGCTTGGAGAAACCTGTAACGAGGGAAGCATGACAGGAGTAACCCACCCTCCTTCAGACAGCATCTGCACTGAGGACTTTGTCCGATGCTTCAGAGATGAAATGGTTGAATTGGCATTGCCAGTGAATAATGTGCAGCAACTTGACAAAGAGGAAGAGGCTGAGAGGACAGAGATACTTGACTGTGACACTTGCCAGAGTGAACAAAAAGGACACTGTATTCTTAATGTCGACAGAAGAGGAACAGCAATGACTGGGGAAAgcaacaaagacacagagacggCTCACTATTGTCAAAGAAAGGAACTGGAGAAATGTCTTTATGACGGCTATGGAGTTAATACATCATGTAGTGAGCAAGCAGGAGCTGGAGAGACATACAACACACCACAGAGGCTTGGTGATGATGGCAGTAGCA tcCACAGAACAGAGATTGTAACAGAACATGAAACCCTGTGGCAGAACAGCCGTTCTCCTAAGACCAGGAGCTTGGCAG GAGTACCTGTGTGGAGTTTTGACACCGTGTCCATTGACAGTGACCTTGACTCAGTCTGCACAGAGCAAGTCAGGCAGCATATTCACAGGCAAACAG GATGGcgctctctcactctgtctgtcaCGGGCATGGATGACTACTGTACCAACCAGAGTGACAacgacacacccacacaggaaGAAAGTGAACCTCAATCTACATCAG GCCAAAGATCCTCTTATGGAAATGTACATAACAGAAGTCCTTCTGTCAGTAAAGCACAGCGCAACAAGAGAGAAACTTACAG ACTTGTGTGTTCTTTGGAGGAAAATGACAATGACACAGATGAGGAAATGAATCACTGGCCTGAGAGGACATCAGATAAGATGCACTCTGATTGGGCGAAGATGAAAGAGCGGCTCTCTACACTCCGACAA aaatgtgaaaaggaGGAGCAGACACTACAGAACAAGAAGACTCAGTTAAAAGATGTTGAGCTCTGCCTCTCTGAACTTCAACACAGAAGAAAG CATGCCTTGCAGGAATTAGAGCAACTGACTGTAGAGACAGCAAagatggagaaggagaggaggactCTGGAGTTTGTTCTGAGAGACAGAAGGGCAGGGAAAGACTCTAG TTGCCAGCTGCATGAGCTGCAGAGGCAGAGAGCGTCCTGTATCCTCGAGATGAGAGACATGAAAGAAGAACTCGCAACTCTGAGTCAAAGTAAACAGACTCTTAAGGATTCGGCCTTCACGGAGAGG CCCAGTGTCGTCATGTCAGTgctggagagagaggagatggaAAGACAGCTGGATAATGCcaaaacagaactgtttgcTGAACAGCGACGTGCAAGAGAGAAGCAAGAGTCCATGCAAGAA AAGTTGGAGGAGACTCGTGAGGAGCTCCAGAGGGtcacagaggcagagagtgtaCTGAGGAACAGCTGTACTTGTCTGGAGGAGAAACAGAGGCAGAAAAAGGATCACATCGAG GCGGTAGAGTTTCAAGTAAGCGAGCTGCAGGGTGAACTGGGAGAATGCAAGATCAGAGTGGGCACTCAGGAGAAGATGTTGGCTCAGAAGGAGCTGCAGCTACTAGATTTACAGGAGCAACGTGGGGCCTTACAAGCAGAAAGTGATAGAGTGAAGAGGGAGCTACAACACCTGAAAACCCAGCACCGCAATGCACGGAAAGAGGACCATGAGCAAGCTCATAGAATGATG gagGCAGCATTAAAGCAGCAAAAGAAAGAATTGGCATTGGCTCATGAGCAGCAAATCCAAAAG GTTAATAAACAGACTAAAGAGGAAAAGGCAAACGCTTTGAAAGAACAAGCTCTGTCTCTCACACGACACATTGAGGCCTTGAAAAGTTCCATTCAG CTAAAAGAAGAAGAGGCAAAGAAGCTGAGGGATTCTCTGGAGCAGCAGAAGCAGGAGGCAAAGAACCGTGAAGAAGAGCTGCATGTAGAAGCTTTGGAAAAG GTGCACAAAGCaatagaggaggagaggaggaagtgggaGGCAGAAAAAGTGGAAGCAGTGCAGGTGCACTGTGGGATACTGGAAGAGCAGAATAGAAAGAGGCTGAAAAGCATGAGGAGTGAGATGCAGCGAGAGAAGAGTAAAGCACTGGCTCTTCAACATAAAATGATGGAACTAAAAACT AGAGTACAGGAGATGGAGAGTGAAAGCTGTGCAcagcagagagagcaggagTCTTTGCTGGCTGTTATTTGCAAATCACTGAAAGAGGAGCATCAG GAGAGTCAGAGGGCAGCGCTGCGGCTCGAGGAGGCTGCTCAGCTGGCAGAGAAAGAGGCTGACAGGCTCCGGGTGATGCTtgaagaaagggagaggagcCATAACCAAATCACAGCTGAACTGGACCAGCAGCTCAGGCTCTGGGCCAAGGAGCTGGGAGCAGAGTGCCAGCATCTACACCTCTTAGTGGAGCAGAGTGGAGCCAAACAAAGTTCTGTGCACCTAACTCCCAG TCCTACAGCAGCGGAGGCTCTAACAAACCTGAGAACACTAAGAGAGCAGTTGAAGCAATTGATAAACCATCTACAACAGGAGCTTGATTCACAGAAACAAACCACTGCGCAGCTGAGAAAAGACAAG gAGTGCGAATTGAGCATCcagaggcaacagctgaggatGAACAGAGACCAAGCCTTGGATTCTCTAAAGGAGCGTCTCATTCAG GAGCACATTGAGGAGTTAAGCAGTCTGAACTGGCCTCATATGTGTGATGGAGGGGCTGAGGGAGGAGGAGTGGCAGCATCACTTCGCAAACAGCTGAAGGCCAAAGACCTGGAACTCAGGCAGGTTCAGAGGAGCATGGGTCAGTGGAAGGAACAGACTGCAGCTCGTCTGGCAtgcaagtttgaagaagagtTGACAGCGGAACTAGAAAG GTGCAAGACAAAGTTGTTAAGGTGCAG AATACCATCAAAGACTCGAGAGGAGAGTCAGAGAAAGTGTGAGAGGCCTGAAGGACAGATGATGTTTAGTGCAAAG GAAGCTCAGAATTCGGTttgctctccctccctccatgtTGTGGCCTCTGCTGCCTCCCACAGCCCCTCAGACGTGGCTTCATTTAAGCTTCTACGTTACCTCCAGAGCAGAGTCAAGCAGCTCCGTGTAGAAAACCAGGCCTACACCCAGAGCCCATCGCCTTCAAACACAATCCCTTTAGATTTGGCAGGATCCTATCTTACAACA AAGCACCACAAGAAACAAGACACATCATCCCAAACTAGCTGCTTGTCCTCG ATCACTCAAGGTCAAGCCGTTCCTGGGATTCAGAGTCACTCATCCATCAGGACAGTCTCAAGTTAA
- the ccdc117 gene encoding coiled-coil domain-containing protein 117 isoform X1 — protein MHHPATTSSALGFLPAMYSFSGPTNLPEFDLGSPSTSGHLQRATLSNNSWETRCLRKHRRRVDDEGCSAKRRRLMVEAEVNISENSDTSIDRDWPTANSCPPLPAQQASPAPSQPCPSSENLTLPQPSSALLRLEKESSCMEIEAAQRKLQEIEDRITLEDDDEDEDLDVEPAPRRPVLVISDSLKEGLQRGISDILPHTVAQSVSHSCMELVLWRPPDDPFCKKRKGSLQKQRKQQTVSRQPPTPCPSPTPHSPLDPSSPTADTHSSLYSFPVAHSSGEEDMEM, from the exons ATGCATCACCCTGCAACCACAAGCAGTGCACTGGGGTTTCTGCCAGCCATGTATTCATTTTCGGGCCCCACAAACCTACCTGAATTTGATCTCGGATCTCCAAGTACATCTGGTCACCTACAGAGAGCAACTCTATCTAACAA CAGCTGGGAGACACGATGCCTCAGGAAGCACAGGAGGAGAGTTGATGATGA GGGATGCAGTGCTAAAAGGAGGAGGTTAATGGTCGAGGCAGAAGTGAACATTTCAGAGAACTCAGACACTAGCATTGATCGAGACTGGCCTACAGCGAACAGCTGCCCTCCGCTGCCTGCACAGCAAGCCAGCCCTGCACCTTCACAGCCCTGCCCATCATCCGAGAACTTGACTTTGCCACAGCCCTCTTCTGCCCTGCTGCGACTAGAGAAAGAGAGCTCCTGCATGGAGATAGAGGCAGCTCAGAGGAAACTTCAGGAGATCGAAGACAG AATTACACTGGAAGATGACGATGAGGATGAAGATCTGGATGTAGAGCCAGCCCCGAGACGGCCAGTGCTGGTAATCTCTGACAGTTTGAAGGAGGGTCTACAGCGTGGCATCAGCGACATCCTACCGCACACGGTAGCCCAGTCTGT GAGCCATTCTTGCATGGAGTTGGTGTTGTGGCGGCCACCAGACGATCCCTTTTGTAAGAAGCGAAAGGGCTCATTACAGAAACAGCGTAAACAACAGACAGTATCTCGGCAACCCCCGACTCCATGTCCATCTCCCACCCCTCACAGTCCCCTCGACCCCTCCAGTCCaactgcagacacacactcttCTCTGTACAGCTTTCCTGTAGCTCATAGCTCTGGAGAGGAGGACATGGAAATGTAA
- the ccdc117 gene encoding coiled-coil domain-containing protein 117 isoform X2, producing the protein MHHPATTSSALGFLPAMYSFSGPTNLPEFDLGSPSTSGHLQRATLSNNWETRCLRKHRRRVDDEGCSAKRRRLMVEAEVNISENSDTSIDRDWPTANSCPPLPAQQASPAPSQPCPSSENLTLPQPSSALLRLEKESSCMEIEAAQRKLQEIEDRITLEDDDEDEDLDVEPAPRRPVLVISDSLKEGLQRGISDILPHTVAQSVSHSCMELVLWRPPDDPFCKKRKGSLQKQRKQQTVSRQPPTPCPSPTPHSPLDPSSPTADTHSSLYSFPVAHSSGEEDMEM; encoded by the exons ATGCATCACCCTGCAACCACAAGCAGTGCACTGGGGTTTCTGCCAGCCATGTATTCATTTTCGGGCCCCACAAACCTACCTGAATTTGATCTCGGATCTCCAAGTACATCTGGTCACCTACAGAGAGCAACTCTATCTAACAA CTGGGAGACACGATGCCTCAGGAAGCACAGGAGGAGAGTTGATGATGA GGGATGCAGTGCTAAAAGGAGGAGGTTAATGGTCGAGGCAGAAGTGAACATTTCAGAGAACTCAGACACTAGCATTGATCGAGACTGGCCTACAGCGAACAGCTGCCCTCCGCTGCCTGCACAGCAAGCCAGCCCTGCACCTTCACAGCCCTGCCCATCATCCGAGAACTTGACTTTGCCACAGCCCTCTTCTGCCCTGCTGCGACTAGAGAAAGAGAGCTCCTGCATGGAGATAGAGGCAGCTCAGAGGAAACTTCAGGAGATCGAAGACAG AATTACACTGGAAGATGACGATGAGGATGAAGATCTGGATGTAGAGCCAGCCCCGAGACGGCCAGTGCTGGTAATCTCTGACAGTTTGAAGGAGGGTCTACAGCGTGGCATCAGCGACATCCTACCGCACACGGTAGCCCAGTCTGT GAGCCATTCTTGCATGGAGTTGGTGTTGTGGCGGCCACCAGACGATCCCTTTTGTAAGAAGCGAAAGGGCTCATTACAGAAACAGCGTAAACAACAGACAGTATCTCGGCAACCCCCGACTCCATGTCCATCTCCCACCCCTCACAGTCCCCTCGACCCCTCCAGTCCaactgcagacacacactcttCTCTGTACAGCTTTCCTGTAGCTCATAGCTCTGGAGAGGAGGACATGGAAATGTAA